A region of the Nitrospinaceae bacterium genome:
CCAGCGAGCGGGGAACCGAGGGCACTGCCCCTTGATGCAGGATAAAATCCACATCGCGCACGGCGCGCTCACAAACATCAACCGAGAGAAGCCCTTCCGGATCATCGATAAGTTCGATGTCGCCCAAGATATCCTCGATGTTCTCCCGGCGACCAGAGAAGAAATTATCAAGCAGCCGAACCGCGTACCCCTGCTCAAGGAGCTCACGGACGAGATGGGAGCCGATAAATCCACCGCCTCCTGTCACCAATACGCTTTCCATCCTGCTAAATTCCCCTTGAGAATTATGTAGACGACCTCATGACGCCAGCTACCTGTCGCTTGAGTTTTCCTTGAAATATTCAATTACCGAAGCCAAAATATCATCTAGTTTCGACTTGGGTTTATATCCGATAAGATTCCCTATTTTCGCGAGATTCGGAACGCGACGCTCCATATCCTCGAATCCCTCGCCATACGCCTCTTCATAAGAAATATATTTAATTTCCGAGGACGAACCGGTCATCTCTTTCACTCGTATGGCTACCTCGGCAATAGAGGTTTCCTCATTGTTGCCAACGTTGAAAACGTCCCCGACAGCCTCTGGGTGCTCCATCAAACCAATAAGTCCTTGAATCACATCACCAACATGCGCAAAACAACGAGTTTGCTCGCCTGTGCCGTATACGTTGATCGGCATGCCGTCCAGAGCCGAGCGGACAAAGTTCGGTATCACCATCCCATAGCGCCCCGTCTGCCGAGGGCCCACCGTATTGAAAAGCCGGGCAATAACAACAGGTAGATCATATGTCTGGTGATATGCGAATGCCAGAAACTCATCAAGGGTCTTCGTGTTGGCATACGCCCATCGCTGTTTTTTGGTCGAGCCCAGGATGCGATCATCATCCTCGCTGAGCGGCCCATTTTTGTTCTTCCCGTATATTTCAGAAGTGGAGGCGATAAATATTTTTTTTGAATGCTTCCGGCAGAGTTCAAGAATGTTCTCTGCTCCCCGAACATTCGTCATAATCGTATCAACTGGTTTTTCCATTATCAGCCGTACACCTACGGCTGCAGCCAAGTGGTATACCTCGTCGCATTCTTCAACCAAGGGTTCAAGGATCTCTAAATCGAGGACATTTCCTTCCTTCAGATGAAGACCGGCATTGGATTGGATATGCCGAAGATTCTCCAGCCTCCCGGTTGAAAGATTATCCACAACAAAAACTTCGTGCCCTCGCCCAAGAAGCTCTGTCGCGAGATGGGAGCCGATAAAGCCAGCGCCGCCGGTAAGTAGTATCTTCATAATGCTCCATTCACTGCCAGTTAAACTCTAGTGCCTAGAAGGCAAAAGAGTGATAGACCAATCTGCCTAATCCAATTTTTATCTTTCCGGGGATAAATCAGCTTGTCAGCCCAATGAAAATCCTTCAGTCAGGCAACACCAAGGGCGGACATAAGTTCTTTGTCATTTACACGATGTTATGCTCTGAATCAAGACAGGGAGGCACAAATCCAGAAAAAATAGGGCCCACACGAAAATTCAATGTTAGATACAAGTGGTCACATCTGGGAAATTTTTCAGGGCTTTCTTCAAAATAAACGCTATACGCCTAAAAAAGCCTGGGATGCATCAATTTCTACCTTGAGTTCAGTAAAGATTTCCTCGACCTCGACATGTGAGAGTTCTACCGGAATCCGCCCTTCCTCCTCAAGAGAGGCCACCAGGCCCGGTGGAAGAACCTCGAAATCCATCAGATGGGCGAAAAGGTCCGCCGCACAGGTTATCCTGACAATCTCCCTGTGGGCGACCTCAAAATCGGGAAAATGATGAAACGAAATCCCTGCGGTCAACTCCTCGGAAAAATTCCATTTTCTCGCCAAAAAGAATCCAACCGTGCAATGATCGAATCCATATAGGCCCGACTCTCTGAGGTGATAATCCGGGCTAATAAAACCTTCTGGCTTTAGAAGAATTTCCTTTTGAGATTCCTCTACCAGTCGGTCAACAACCAGTTTACCGATGTCATGAAGCAGACCCGCCGCGAAAGCCGTCTCGCGAATATTAGGATTGAGTTTATCCGCAAGAAGTCTTGCCGCGAATGCGGTTCTAACTGAATGAAGCCAAAATGCATCGGCCGGAATTCCGTAGCCCCCCATATGACTGTGAAGCAAACCCGAGGTGGCACACATTATCGCAATATCCCGAACCTTCTTATCGCCCAGAAGCCCCACGGCCACCTCAAGGCTGCTTATCTCCTGCCGGATGCCATAGTAAGCCGAGTTGATTATTTGAAACGTTTTCGCGGCAACACCTTGATCGAGCGACACACAACGAATCAACTCATCTCGTGCCGTATCGCTCCCCTCGGTGAGTTCCATAATTTTATGAAACACATTCGAAATCGGAGGAACAGAATCCACCTCTACGAGCGCAGTCTCAAAATATTTTTTGGTATCGGCCATGAGATTCCAATTCCCGAGGTTAAGCAAACTAATTGGGCGGGCTTGGTAAATCTTAACTAGAATATGATTATTCTACCCCAAGCCCAGATGGTTTGCAGTCTTTAGATACCCAAACATTATGCATTTTTATAATTTAAAATTACTTTAAAATCAAACCACCCAAATTAAAATACAAATAATGAAATTACTTTGCAAGTATATTAAAATTAATATCGGTCTCAAGAAACTAGCCCAAATATCGAATTGTCTATTTTTTTCTCTTTTTCGACCCTCTTCATGACAGAAAAATTCAGCCATTAAGCCGTTTTGTTGACAGCGCTCCCAGGTGGGCCTAGTCTCGACTCTACGTCAAAAAAACCATTAAGAATACACATCAAACAACAATAATTTTTTAATATTACGGGAGATTATTTTCATGGCCACCATGTCTGCGGGATACGCGATTGCCGAGTCGCTTGCGCAACTCGGAATTAGAAACATCATCGGTATGGCCGGCTCATGCATGGTCGAGATACTCGACGGCATGTACGGGCGCGAGGACTTGGGCTTCGTCACCGTACGCCACGAGCAGAGCGGAGCTCTAATGGCAAGCGCCCACGGTCGCCTGACGGGCACCCCCGGCGTTTGTATGGCCACCAACGGGCCCGGCGCAACCAATCTCATAACCGGTATCGCGCACGCAAAACTGGCCCAGAGCCCGGTGATCGTTATCACCGGCGCCCCTATGACCAAGGACATGTTCTATGAGTCCACCCAGGAGATTGACCACGGCGCGCTCTTTGCACCCGTCGTTAAGCGAACCATCCAGGTAAGAAAAGCCGACAAGGCCGCAGACCTTGTACGCGAGGCCTACCACGAGGCTATCTCGGGCGTTCCGGGGCCTGTTCACCTCGACATCCCCCGCGACATCATGCTCGAGGATGTTGTCGTGCCTAGCCTCGGAGATCATCATCCGAAAAATCTACCCCGCTCCGGACCCGATCCCGAAGGTCTCGCGGCGGCTGCCAAAATATTAAAAAGTGCGAAGCGCCCGCTCATCCTCGCGGGAGGCGGCGTTCTTTGGTCCGAGGCGACAGGTGATCTTATCGCACTGGCCGAGGCCCTTGGCGCCGCGATCATGGTTTCAACGGGCCGGGACGATGTGGCCCCGACCGACCATCCCCTCTACCTGGCTTCCATCGGACGGGGAACGATTCCCGAGGCGGCGGAAATTTTCAAAGAAGCCGATATTGTTTTTGCCGTGGGAACCCGTCTGGCCCACAGCACCACTTTTCTTCGAGACACATTTTTGGGGGAAAACACCAGACTGATTCACGCCGCCCACGTTCAACGGAATGTCGGGCGCCACTACCCGGCAGAGGTCGGCTTGGTCGGCGACTCGGGAATCGTTTTACGGGGCATCCATGCGCTCCTTGGCGATACGAGCCCGAACGCGGCCTGGCGCTCGCGAATTGATCAGGTAAAGACTGCCCAGGAAAGCCACCGCGAAAAGGCGCTTACCTATGGCGGCAAACCCATGGACCCGCGCCGGGCACAAATGGCACTCGCCAAGGTGATGCCAAAAAACGCCATCCTCACCATGGATGCAGGAAGCGCCGCAGGCTATCTTTATGAATACCAAAAATTCGAGCGGCCCCGGAGTCTCCTTGCCCCGCAGGATCTGGCCGCCATCGGAATCGGCTACCCGATCGGACTAGGGGCAAAACTCACCTGCCCGGACCGGCCCGTCGTCACTGTCAGCGGCGATGGTTCATTCCTGTTCAACGGCGCCGAGATGGAAACCGCTATGCGGGAGAAACTCAACACCACGACTATCATCCTCAATAACCACAACCTGGGCTCAGAGCGCGCCTACCAACACCACTTCTATAACGACCGCTACATCGGCGACGCTATTGGCAACCCGCGTTTCGACGACTATGCGCGCGTCTTCGGCGGCGTTGGCTACCGGGTCGAGGATCCAAACGATTTAGAGGATGTCTACATCGAGGCACTCAAGCAGGACAAACCATCTGTGGTAGACGTCATTGTGGATGCTGATATTTATCCCGAACCCCGGCGCAAGGACGCGGTAAAGGCCTAAAGCTTCTAAATGCTTCGGCTGACTAATCGCACTAGCTAACCGGAGCAGTTATCAGAAGCGGCCTGAGGCAGGTCCCTCTGTCTGCCAGCTGGCCTGATCACCCGGCGTGTGTGCGCTCTGAGTGACGATCTCAAACGCGGGCCGCCCGCCTCCCGACACCGGTGCCGTTCGCACACTTGAGGCGGCGTGCTCGGCGGCCCCGAGCACCCTTTCCAGCCTCCCTAAATCCGCCATGGAGCCTCCACCTGCAGCAACTTTCTCCAGCCCCGACTGCAACCCGGCGAGAGCCCGCTCTCCTTGCCCGAGCATATCAGCGCTCCTATCGTTGTCCCCCCGCGCATAGAGATCCGCCGCCCGCTCGACTAGCCGGACCCACTCTATGGCAGTTCGGTGAAACGTCACCTGGAAACGAAGTGGACTCTCGGGCTCCAGAGCTTCCTCGGCCTCTAATAGCGCCTTCAAAATCGCATCGCCCCCTCGGCCTACAGCCTCCTCGCGCCAGGCGCGCCAGAGCCTCATAGGATCGCCATGCTTCGAGAGCGGCTCTCGGAGCGAGCGCCACCCGCCCAGCGCGAGAAACGGTGAGAGCGCGGGAATACGGCTCCCAAGAATTTCAGCCCCTGCGGCATAGTCTTCCCCGCCTTCAGCCTTAATCGCACTCTCCCAGCCCTCGCCACTTGATATGCGCCGCCCCGCCGCCATGATGAGTGGCAGGACCGAGGCAAACGAGGAGAACCCAAAGAACTCCCATGCACATACCAACTGGCCCACCATTCCGGCACCCACCGCCTCGGTGTGGGCATCGATCACGCTCCGCGTCTCATCGAGAAAACACCAGTTCGCATCATACGAGCGCACCGCCGAGGAGAGGACAACCTCGTAGCCGCGCTCTTTGAACATCGCCGCCGTCTCGACGGGCACCTTCTCGTAGTCCCAGTCGAATATCACCGTCTCGCGTGGGATCTCGCCAAGGGCCTCGGGGAATTTTGCCAGCATGTCCCCCCAGAGACAGGGCCTGCGCCCTCGCGCTATCACCTCGCGGCAGAGCCGCCCGTAATACTCGGCATAAAGACCCACCTCGCCGATTTCCTTGGCCCGCTCACGGCAAAGGGGGCATTTGCCCAACTGATGCGCCTCATCCCCTCCGAGGTGTACCCACTCATCGTCAAAAGCCGCCACCGCATCTGCCACGAGACTAGAGGCGAACTCCCGACACTCGGGCCGACTCGGGCAGCTCTGGAGCGCCCCTCTACCCGGCGCCTCTGCAAGCCACTGCCCCCCCTCGGCACGGATAAAACCCTCCATGTGGCCCAACGTATTCAAAAAGGGAATGAGGCGGACCCCCCGCTCGCCCGCCGCACGGGAAAGCCGCACCATCACCTCAGGCGTCAGGCAACCCGGCCCCGCCGCCCAGGGCGCAGATGGATAGGCGAAGCGGTGCTCAAGATAAAGCCCCATCGCGCTATAGCCTGCCGCCGCCGAGCGCTCGATCAGTTCAAGAAGATATTCCTCAGAGGGCGATTGCTCGCGCGCGATGTCATACATCCAGCCAATGAATTCCAAGTCAACCTCCTGCCTGGGGGGAGCCCGCCCGGGGATCTCCCTCACAAGATGTGCTCTCTGTTAGAATAAGCAAACCAACTTACCAAGGAGGCCGCACGTTGGACAGGCTCATTACGATTGAGGAGATTAAAAATGCGCGCGCCGCGTTGCCTCCCGCTATCCGGGAGACGCCCATCCTGCCCTTCGCAGCAGACTCGCCCAGTGTTGGAGAGGAAAAACTCTATCTAAAAGCCGAGAACCTTCAGGTTACAGGGGCCTACAAGGTTCGGGCGGCATTCACGATCTTGAACGGTCTTACTGCGAGCGAGCGCAAGCGGGGGGTTGTTCTTACTTCCTCGGGCAACTTCGCCCAGGCCTTTGGCTTTGCGGGCGCTCAAATGGGGGTGCCCATCGTCGTCGTCATGCTCGACCAAACGAGCCCTTATAAAATTGAGGCAACTCGTGCCTACGGGGCCGAAGTCGTTTTCAGCGGAAATGACGCCCTTGCGCGCCAGCCCTTTGTTGAGCAAATCGCGGCAGAGCGCAGCATGACGCCTATTGATACCTGGGAGGATCAAAGGGGCACGCGCGGCCACGCCAGCATTGGCCTCGAAATTCTGGAGCAAATGCCCGATGTCAAAACGGTTCTCGTCCCGGTGAGCAGCGGCGGGGTCGCCTCCGGCGTTGCGACCGCCATCAAGGAGACCAACCCCTCGGTGAAAGTCATCGGCGTCCAGCCCGAACGGGCAAACGCCGCCTATGTTTCTCTTCAAAAAGGCGTGCCCACCGCAATTGACTACTGGAACACGATTGCAGATGGACTCTCGGCCGTGCGGCCGGGCTTTTCCCCTTTTCGCCACCTGCAAAAGTACCTGGACGGAATTGTTTTAATTTCCGAGGCCGATATTGCCCGCGCTTTTCGCTCGCTACTCATGAGAACGAAAATCATGGCCGAGCCCGCAGGCGCTGTCGCCGCTGCCGCGTTTTTATCCGGCAATGTGGACACAAGCCGAAAAACCGTCGCCTGCGTCACCGGCGGCAACGTCACGGTTGAAATGGCCCAGAGGATGTTGGAGATGGCAAACGAAAGCTAAAGCAACACGCTTTTACTTTTCCCCATTTACCCTCAACGAGGCTTGCGCAAGAACAATCGCTGCGGTGTTGGCGAGGTTGAACGAGCGGATGGGTCCCGGCATCGGAACAAACAGCCGGCGACCGGGCCAGCGATCATGCCAATCGTCAGAGAGCCCGGTGTTCTCGTTGCCGAGAATGATAATGTCCTCGTCTTTGTAGACGGCATCATCAAAGCGCACATCCCCGAACTTGGTGACGAGCCACGGCACCCGCTCCCCCAGCCAGCTGAGAAAATCATCCTCATTTTCATAGATCGTGATCGTCAGGTTGTCCCAGTAGTCGAGCCCGGCGCGGCGCACGGTCTTGTCCGATATTTCAAACGGAGTGGGGCCAATAACGTGGAGATGGGCCTCCATCCCGACGCAGAGGCGGGCGATGTTGCCCGTATTCTGGGGAATGGCGGGATGATAAAGCGCAAGGTGAAGCATGGTCGATTCCTGCTGAATAAGATGAATAAAACCGGGGCCACCCCGGCGAATTTATCAGATCGCATGCTACCACTTTTGAGGCCAGACGGTTGAGGCGCCTCCTGAAGATGGACACCCAACCTTCTACCCCGTTGTCTCCCCAGCCCGGACAGCATAAGATTGATTCAAACAAGAAACCCATTTAAATTTCAACACGACATCAGGGGAGTTTCCCGCATGGCCATCGATATTAGCGCAGATAAGTTCCGTAAAATTTTCCCCGAGGTGGATCAGATCGGAGATGAAAAATTAAGAGAGGGCGTCATAGAAATATGGCTTGACCTTTTCGCCGAGACAACGTGGGAGCGCTTTGAGGATATACCCAAAAATGTTGACCTCGAAAAGCACGAAACCTTAATCAGCCACATTCAAGGGGTCACGCGGATTTCTATAGCCCTTGCTGATATCGCGAAAGATCTTCACGGCCTCTCGGTGGACCTCGATCTCCTCAT
Encoded here:
- a CDS encoding NAD-dependent epimerase/dehydratase family protein, which translates into the protein MKILLTGGAGFIGSHLATELLGRGHEVFVVDNLSTGRLENLRHIQSNAGLHLKEGNVLDLEILEPLVEECDEVYHLAAAVGVRLIMEKPVDTIMTNVRGAENILELCRKHSKKIFIASTSEIYGKNKNGPLSEDDDRILGSTKKQRWAYANTKTLDEFLAFAYHQTYDLPVVIARLFNTVGPRQTGRYGMVIPNFVRSALDGMPINVYGTGEQTRCFAHVGDVIQGLIGLMEHPEAVGDVFNVGNNEETSIAEVAIRVKEMTGSSSEIKYISYEEAYGEGFEDMERRVPNLAKIGNLIGYKPKSKLDDILASVIEYFKENSSDR
- a CDS encoding HDOD domain-containing protein, whose translation is MADTKKYFETALVEVDSVPPISNVFHKIMELTEGSDTARDELIRCVSLDQGVAAKTFQIINSAYYGIRQEISSLEVAVGLLGDKKVRDIAIMCATSGLLHSHMGGYGIPADAFWLHSVRTAFAARLLADKLNPNIRETAFAAGLLHDIGKLVVDRLVEESQKEILLKPEGFISPDYHLRESGLYGFDHCTVGFFLARKWNFSEELTAGISFHHFPDFEVAHREIVRITCAADLFAHLMDFEVLPPGLVASLEEEGRIPVELSHVEVEEIFTELKVEIDASQAFLGV
- a CDS encoding thiamine pyrophosphate-binding protein, with product MATMSAGYAIAESLAQLGIRNIIGMAGSCMVEILDGMYGREDLGFVTVRHEQSGALMASAHGRLTGTPGVCMATNGPGATNLITGIAHAKLAQSPVIVITGAPMTKDMFYESTQEIDHGALFAPVVKRTIQVRKADKAADLVREAYHEAISGVPGPVHLDIPRDIMLEDVVVPSLGDHHPKNLPRSGPDPEGLAAAAKILKSAKRPLILAGGGVLWSEATGDLIALAEALGAAIMVSTGRDDVAPTDHPLYLASIGRGTIPEAAEIFKEADIVFAVGTRLAHSTTFLRDTFLGENTRLIHAAHVQRNVGRHYPAEVGLVGDSGIVLRGIHALLGDTSPNAAWRSRIDQVKTAQESHREKALTYGGKPMDPRRAQMALAKVMPKNAILTMDAGSAAGYLYEYQKFERPRSLLAPQDLAAIGIGYPIGLGAKLTCPDRPVVTVSGDGSFLFNGAEMETAMREKLNTTTIILNNHNLGSERAYQHHFYNDRYIGDAIGNPRFDDYARVFGGVGYRVEDPNDLEDVYIEALKQDKPSVVDVIVDADIYPEPRRKDAVKA
- a CDS encoding family 20 glycosylhydrolase, translating into MEFIGWMYDIAREQSPSEEYLLELIERSAAAGYSAMGLYLEHRFAYPSAPWAAGPGCLTPEVMVRLSRAAGERGVRLIPFLNTLGHMEGFIRAEGGQWLAEAPGRGALQSCPSRPECREFASSLVADAVAAFDDEWVHLGGDEAHQLGKCPLCRERAKEIGEVGLYAEYYGRLCREVIARGRRPCLWGDMLAKFPEALGEIPRETVIFDWDYEKVPVETAAMFKERGYEVVLSSAVRSYDANWCFLDETRSVIDAHTEAVGAGMVGQLVCAWEFFGFSSFASVLPLIMAAGRRISSGEGWESAIKAEGGEDYAAGAEILGSRIPALSPFLALGGWRSLREPLSKHGDPMRLWRAWREEAVGRGGDAILKALLEAEEALEPESPLRFQVTFHRTAIEWVRLVERAADLYARGDNDRSADMLGQGERALAGLQSGLEKVAAGGGSMADLGRLERVLGAAEHAASSVRTAPVSGGGRPAFEIVTQSAHTPGDQASWQTEGPASGRF
- a CDS encoding pyridoxal-phosphate dependent enzyme, translating into MDRLITIEEIKNARAALPPAIRETPILPFAADSPSVGEEKLYLKAENLQVTGAYKVRAAFTILNGLTASERKRGVVLTSSGNFAQAFGFAGAQMGVPIVVVMLDQTSPYKIEATRAYGAEVVFSGNDALARQPFVEQIAAERSMTPIDTWEDQRGTRGHASIGLEILEQMPDVKTVLVPVSSGGVASGVATAIKETNPSVKVIGVQPERANAAYVSLQKGVPTAIDYWNTIADGLSAVRPGFSPFRHLQKYLDGIVLISEADIARAFRSLLMRTKIMAEPAGAVAAAAFLSGNVDTSRKTVACVTGGNVTVEMAQRMLEMANES
- a CDS encoding tRNA (cytidine(34)-2'-O)-methyltransferase, encoding MLHLALYHPAIPQNTGNIARLCVGMEAHLHVIGPTPFEISDKTVRRAGLDYWDNLTITIYENEDDFLSWLGERVPWLVTKFGDVRFDDAVYKDEDIIILGNENTGLSDDWHDRWPGRRLFVPMPGPIRSFNLANTAAIVLAQASLRVNGEK